The proteins below come from a single Clupea harengus unplaced genomic scaffold, Ch_v2.0.2, whole genome shotgun sequence genomic window:
- the LOC122129289 gene encoding uncharacterized protein K02A2.6-like — MELDTGSALSIISEADYKRLFSKLQLEKTPVMLKTYTGERVSPKGKLKVDVTYGDKTHKLELYVLKNGGPALFGREWLRKIQIDWHAIKALNISPSFKSHNCSSKQRLSQLLEEHAKVFEKGIGKLKHITAKIELDDNATPRFHKARPVPYALHPKIDAELLNLEESNILSKVDWSDWATPIVPVIKKGKSGGVRICGDFKVTINPVLRTVQYPLPRIEDIFSSLAGGEKFSKIDLSQAYLQMEVEESSRKLLTINTHKGLYQYNRLVFGVASAPAIWQRAMEQVLQDIPRTQCYLDDILITGKNDEEHLQNLSIVLKRLSDYGLRAKREKCEFFNSEISYCGHVIDRFGLHKSQDKVEAVLKAPRPENVSQLRSYLGLVNYYHKFLPNLASVVHPLNTLLQLGAKWEWSEKCEKAFKETKRLITSDKLLTHYDPSRPIRLACDASPYGIGAVLSHTMVDGSERPIAYASRSLTSAERNYAQIDREALSLVWGIKKFHHYLFGQRFTLVTDHQPLVSIFNPRKGVPVMSATRLQRWALFLGAHSYDIEFKGTKQHCNADGLSRLPLLTTEEEKPTAGDPAEVFHTTLVEQLPVTNSEIQRETHKDPTLSKVYDITVQGWPAHGNAMFPDFSMRRDQLSVCQRTLMCGSRVIVPSKLRGRVLENLHEGHLGTVKMKSLARSYVWWPGIDRQIEDITKTCAGCHNVQNAPPPAPLHPWEWPSAPWQRVHIDFAGPFMNSMFLIAVDAHSKWPEVIQMKSTTSERTISVLRNIFSRNGIPEHIVSDNGPQFTSDEFTLFMKMNGIKHFKSAPHHPATNGLAERFVQTFKKSIKAMAKETVTLQHKVDNFLFVYRNSVHSTTNQTPAMLFMNRPLRSRIDLLKPNLRREVQNKQFNTLSSEAARSFDVGQQVLARDYRENKWTPGRIVTRNGPLMYEVDVGEQTWRRHVDQLLNVQPNSTSELPASNQQDPTPDSPSNTQLIPVHDTPKTMTPAKESVSPEKTPQGPRRYPERTRAPPKRLEL; from the coding sequence ATGGAGCTGGACACAGGTTCAGCTTTGTCCATAATCTCTGAAGCTGACTACAAAAGACTGTTTTCCAAGCTACAGCTAGAAAAGACCCCAGtgatgttaaaaacatacactggTGAGAGAGTGTCTCCTAAAGGAAAACTCAAAGTGGATGTGACTTAtggtgacaaaacacacaagttggAGCTCTATGTGTTGAAAAATGGAGGACCAGCTCTTTTTGGGCGAGAGTGGTTAAGAAAAATCCAGATTGATTGGCATGCAATTAAAGCCCTCAACATATCTCCAAGCTTCAAGAGCCACAACTGTAGCTCTAAACAAAGACTGTCTCAGCTCTTAGAAGAGCATGCAAAAGTGTTTGAGAAAGGCATTGGCAAGCTGAAACACATTACAGCAAAGATTGAATTGGATGACAATGCGACACCGAGATTTCACAAGGCACGTCCAGTGCCATATGCACTGCATCCGAAAATTGATGCAGAACTTTTGAACCTGGAGGAATCTAACATTCTCTCCAAGGTTGACTGGAGCGACTGGGCTACACCCATTGTTCCAGTgattaaaaaagggaaaagtggAGGTGTTCGCATATGTGGTGATTTCAAGGTGACCATTAATCCGGTGCTGCGTACTGTACAGTATCCTCTACCACGAATCGAAGACATCTTCTCATCACTAGCTGGAGGGGAGAAGTTTTCGAAAATTGACCTGTCTCAGGCCTACCTTCAGATGGAAGTGGAGGAATCGAGTAGGAAGTTGCTAACCATCAACACGCACAAGGGACTGTACCAGTATAATAGGCTTGTATTTGGCGTCGCATCAGCTCCAGCCATCTGGCAAAGAGCGATGGAGCAAGTACTTCAAGATATACCAAGAACACAGTGTTATCTCGATGACATCTTGATCACAGGAAAGAATGATGAAGAACATCTCCAAAACCTCAGCATAGTGCTCAAAAGACTAAGTGACTATGGCCTAAGGgcgaagagagaaaaatgcgaGTTTTTCAATAGTGAGATATCATATTGTGGTCACGTCATTGACAGATTTGGCTTACATAAATCACAAGACAAAGTGGAAGCGGTGCTAAAAGCCCCCAGACCAGAAAATGTGTCACAGCTAAGATCATATTTGGGCCTGGTCAACTATTACCACAAGTTTCTACCAAACCTTGCTTCAGTAGTGCATCCACTGAACACACTGCTACAGCTGGGAGCCAAATGGGAGTGGTCAGAAAAATGTGAAAAAGCTTTCAAGGAAACAAAAAGACTAATAACTTCTGATAAGCTACTTACCCATTATGATCCATCACGGCCCATACGCCTGGCCTGCGATGCATCCCCTTATGGCATTGGTGCCGTACTGTCACACACCATGGTTGATGGGTCTGAGCGTCCAATTGCATACGCGTCAAGGTCTCTGACAAGTGCTGAGCGCAATTATGCACAGATCGACAGGGAGGCCCTTAGCCTAGTGTGGGGCATAAAGAAGTTTCACCACTACCTTTTCGGCCAAAGGTTCACGCTAGTGACAGACCACCAGCCTCTGGTATCCATCTTCAACCCTAGGAAAGGAGTCCCAGTGATGTCAGCCACCCGACTGCAACGATGGGCGCTGTTCCTGGGAGCTCACTCATATGATATCGAGTTCAAGGGTACGAAGCAACACTGTAATGCTGATGGCTTGTCACGCCTCCCACTGTTGACAACTGAGGAGGAAAAGCCTACAGCTGGAGATCCAGCAGAAGTGTTCCATACAACGTTGGTGGAACAGCTACCAGTGACAAACTCTGAGattcagagagaaacacataaaGATCCTACACTATCAAAAGTGTATGACATCACAGTACAAGGTTGGCCAGCACATGGAAATGCCATGTTTCCTGACTTTTCAATGAGACGTGACCAGCTCTCTGTTTGCCAGCGAACTCTGATGTGTGGATCACGTGTAATAGTACCTTCCAAGCTTCGCGGTAGAGTGTTGGAAAATCTACACGAAGGTCACCTTGGCACTGTTAAAATGAAAAGCCTTGCTCGCAGTTACGTATGGTGGCCAGGAATTGATAGACAGATTGAGGATATCACCAAGACCTGTGCAGGATGCCACAATGTTCAGAATGCGCCCCCACCGGCACCCTTACACCCGTGGGAGTGGCCGTCGGCACCCTGGCAGAGAGTGCATATTGATTTTGCTGGGCCATTCATGAACTCCATGTTCTTAATAGCTGTGGACGCCCACTCAAAATGGCCAGAGGTAATACAAATGAAATCCACAACCTCAGAAAGGACTATTTCTGTACTAAGGAACATCTTTTCCAGGAATGGCATACCTGAGCACATTGTGAGCGATAATGGTCCACAGTTTACTTCAGACGAGTTTACACTTTTCATGAAGATGAATGGCATCAAGCATTTCAAGTCAGCTCCACACCACCCTGCAACAAATGGGTTGGCAGAACGGTTTGTTCAAACCTTTAAGAAGTCAATCAAAGCCATGGCAAAGGAAACCGTCACCCTTCAGCATAAAGTGGacaattttctttttgtgtatCGGAACTCTGTCCATTCAACAACAAATCAAACTCCGGCAATGCTGTTTATGAACAGGCCTTTGAGATCTCGCATTGACCTCCTTAAACCTAACTTGCGGAGGGAAGTGCAGAACAAACAATTCAACACATTGTCAAGTGAGGCAGCAAGGAGCTTTGATGTTGGACAGCAAGTTCTGGCACGTGACTATCGAGAAAACAAGTGGACACCGGGACGGATTGTGACAAGAAATGGACCACTGATGTACGAGGTGGATGTTGGAGAGCAGACATGGAGACGTCATGTCGATCAGTTGCTGAACGTGCAGCCAAACAGTACCTCTGAGCTGCCTGCATCCAACCAACAAGACCCAACACCAGActcgccatcaaacacacagctcattCCTGTTCATGACACGCCAAAGACTATGACGCCGGCAAAGGAAAGTGTGTCCCCAGAGAAGACACCACAGGGTCCAAGGCGTTACCCGGAAAGAACCAGGGCACCACCTAAAAGACTGGAGTTGTAA